One genomic segment of Pedobacter endophyticus includes these proteins:
- a CDS encoding nuclear transport factor 2 family protein produces MIIKKLLIFSSLILASNLSFGQKTEVEAAVKALTALMVTPDSVALNKLILNDLSYGHSSGKVQTKQEFMHSLLSGESDFVNINLTDQTVIVQNKTALVRHMLNAKTNDKNVPGTVKLQILLVWSKEKAGWKLLGRQAVKVP; encoded by the coding sequence ATGATAATTAAGAAACTGTTAATTTTCTCGAGTTTGATATTGGCCTCAAACCTATCGTTCGGACAAAAGACTGAAGTAGAAGCGGCCGTTAAAGCGTTGACCGCCTTAATGGTGACACCGGATAGTGTGGCTTTGAATAAACTGATTTTAAATGATTTGAGTTACGGACACTCGAGCGGGAAGGTGCAAACGAAGCAAGAATTTATGCATTCGCTATTGTCTGGAGAATCTGATTTTGTAAATATTAATTTAACCGATCAAACGGTAATTGTTCAAAATAAAACCGCTTTGGTTCGCCATATGTTAAATGCAAAAACGAACGATAAAAATGTTCCGGGAACGGTTAAATTGCAGATTTTATTGGTTTGGAGCAAAGAAAAGGCAGGCTGGAAGCTGCTCGGTCGGCAGGCGGTTAAGGTGCCTTAG